One window of the Vigna radiata var. radiata cultivar VC1973A chromosome 1, Vradiata_ver6, whole genome shotgun sequence genome contains the following:
- the LOC106759610 gene encoding uncharacterized protein LOC106759610: MKKASANTWDDDCEAAFRVIKDILTQPPIMNRPSPGEDLQVYLGISETSVSAVLLQEKPTPKLIYFVSRTLTDVETRYQQVEKVALALLHASRRYEPRGSVKGQHLADFAAEIPLTGLEEWVLYVDGASGRTVSGAGVVLEGPNSFLMEHSLIFKFKTSNNQAEYEALLAGLQLAKDMGARKVICRTDSQLVVGKMNGDFQVREDHLLRYYHQACSLVKDFEDVKIQHIPREQNAWADLLSKLSTRKEKGQLTTIIRQVLLQPSVECLTITTDDTADWRVEVRELIRKQDSGESLCPADSKRVARFMIIGNDLYRRGFSSPLLKCLAEDEAQYVMNELHLGVCGFHTGGRALKAKILRAGYYWPTMEDDAAQFTRRCI; the protein is encoded by the exons atgaagaaagcatCCGCCAACACCTGGGACGATGATTGTGAAGCAGCTTTCCGTGTGATCAAAGACATTCTCACCCAGCCCCCCATCATGAACCGACCCTCCCCCGGTGAGGACCTCCAAGTTTACCTGGGAATCTCCGAGACCTCGGTCAGTGCAGTCTTGCTGCAAGAAAAACCCACTCCCAAACTTATTTACTTTGTCAGCCGGACGCTGACCGACGTCGAGACCAGGTATCAACAAGTGGAGAAGGTGGCCTTAGCCCTCCTTCATGCTTCTCGGAG ATACGAGCCGAGAGGTTCTGTTAAAGGGCAACACTTAGCTGACTTTGCGGCTGAAATACCATTGACCGGCCTCGAAGAGTGGGTGTTATACGTTGATGGGGCGTCGGGCCGAACGGTTAGTGGAGCAGGGGTCGTTTTGGAAGGTCCAAACAGTTTCCTGATGGAACACTCGTTAATCTTCAAGTTCAAAACCTCAAATAACCAGGCAGAGTACGAAGCCTTGTTGGCTGGGTTACAATTAGCCAAGGATATGGGGGCCCGCAAAGTGATATGCCGGACCGACTCGCAACTAGTGGTCGGCAAAATGAACGGCGACTTCCAGGTACGGGAAGATCACCTCCTAAGGTACTATCACCAGGCATGTTCTTTGGTGAAGGACTTTGAGGATGTGAAAATTCAGCATATCCCCCGGGAACAGAACGCCTGGGCAGACCTACTATCCAAACTCAGTACTAGAAAGGAGAAGGGGCAGTTAACGACCATCATCCGACAGGTCCTTCTGCAACCCTCGGTCGAGTGTTTAACCATCACAACGGACGATACTGCCGACTGGAGGGTCGAGGTTCGAGAGTTAATCCGTAAGCAAGATAGCGGCGAGAGTTTATGTCCGGCGGACTCCAAGAGAGTTGCCCGATTCATGATAATCGGTAACGACCTGTACCGTCGGGGTTTCTCGTCCCCCCTACTCAAATGCTTGGCGGAAGATGAGGCACAATACGTGATGAATGAATTACACCTCGGAGTATGCGGATTTCACACGGGAGGACGAGCACTCAAGGCCAAAATATTACGGGCAGGATATTATTGGCCGACGATGGAGGACGACGCTGCACAGTTCACACGCCGGTGCATTTAG
- the LOC106759623 gene encoding uncharacterized protein LOC106759623 translates to MDVRILDQFIPPQFKMYDGTGDPEAHIKSFRTGSNAIWCRAFSLSLEGEALEWFNSLPNGSVENFKGLSGMFNDQFAACRPQDVTLVDLMNLKQGKEEPLRTFMDRFTKTVRRVRGLSVEMALQYVMPALRPGPFKESICRTPPKTLEELRQRAADEARVEEMKQNYRREAQDAKDKGEGKQQGQSQRPGGVKGRDGPRVPRFPQYTSLNAPRARILQEALSTHVIRTPQKRPTPPGADNSKHCLYHQNMSHDTEDCMTLKDRIEELIQAGHLKQYIRGYRNETAPAGHPPPRERSLRPLPGRGHRNDRPRH, encoded by the coding sequence ATGGACGTCCGCATCTTGGATCAATTCATTCCCCCGCAGTTCAAAATGTACGATGGCACCGGTGACCCCGAAGCACACATCAAGTCATTCCGGACGGGGAGCAACGCCATCTGGTGCCGGGCGTTCTCTCTGTCCCTAGAGGGCGAGGCCTTGGAGTGGTTCAACTCCCTACCCAACGGCTCAGTGGAAAACTTCAAAGGGTTAAGCGGCATGTTCAATGATCAATTCGCCGCATGTCGACCACAAGATGTTACTCTGGTTGATCTGATGAATCTGAAGCAAGGGAAGGAGGAGCCGCTCAGAACCTTCATGGACCGATTCACAAAAACAGTGCGTCGGGTCAGAGGGTTGAGCGTGGAGATGGCCCTGCAGTATGTGATGCCGGCTCTCAGGCCGGGACCCTTTAAGGAGAGCATCTGCCGAACTCCACCCAAAACCTTGGAAGAATTACGCCAGCGGGCGGCGGATGAGGCGAGGGTGgaggaaatgaaacaaaattatcgAAGGGAAGCACAGGACGCGAAGGATAAAGGTGAGGGGAAACAACAGGGTCAATCCCAACGACCAGGCGGTGTAAAGGGGAGAGACGGCCCCCGGGTTCCTCGCTTCCCCCAATACACTTCCCTCAACGCTCCCCGGGCTCGGATATTGCAGGAAGCCCTAAGCACGCACGTAATTCGGACTCCGCAAAAACGTCCAACTCCTCCGGGAGCCGACAACAGTAAACACTGCCTGTACCATCAGAATATGAGCCATGACACCGAAGATTGCATGACGCTCAAGGATCGGATAGAGGAGCTCATCCAAGCTGGACACTTGAAACAGTACATAAGGGGATACCGGAACGAAACGGCCCCTGCTGGACATCCGCCTCCAAGGGAAAGGAGTCTAAGGCCCTTACCTGGCAGGGGTCATAGGAACGACCGTCCGAGACATTAG
- the LOC106768347 gene encoding arabinogalactan peptide 14, whose protein sequence is MEALKMKLFFVAMAMLIMAASAADSPAPSPTSDATTMFAPTAVASLLLLAFGFLF, encoded by the coding sequence ATGGAGGCATTGAAGATGAAGCTTTTCTTTGTTGCCATGGCCATGTTGATCATGGCTGCCTCAGCTGCAGATTCACCTGCTCCAAGTCCCACATCGGATGCCACCACCATGTTCGCCCCAACCGCGGttgcttctcttcttcttcttgcttttggctttctcttttga